CCTGAGAAAACTCTCGCGATTCCTGCCCGGACCCGTCGTCGCGTTGGTCCGGCCGTCGGTGAAACGCCGCGAACCCTTCGTGATTCCCCGCGATGTCTTCAGCCCGCCGAGGCCGATCGCCGAGACCCCGCGCTACCACCGCGTCGCCGATTTTCTGCGGCACCGGGCGGACGTCGCGCAGAGCGCCTGGCACCGTGACCTGCTCGCCGAGCTCGCGCAGGAGGGCGTCGCCCGCCACAAGGAGGTGGAGATGCGCAGCCCGGCCGAGGTGGATGCCTTCTTCGACGGCTACGTGCTGCCGCTGATCGACAGCCTCGAGCGCGACGGCTATCGCGCCGAGGCTGAGGGCTACGCCAGCACCGCGGTGATCGGCCCCGCGGGAGAGATCATCAAGACCGGCTCGGGCAACCACCGCTTCTGCATCGCCAAGGTGCTCGGGCTGGCACGCTTTCCGCTGAAGGTCGTCGGCGCGCACGAGGATTGGGTGGCGCGCGAACTCGGCGCCGACCCCTCGACCGAAGCCGTGCTGCACGCGCTTGCCGCGCTGCCGGGCGCGGCGCCGGGGGCCTAGGCCTCCTCGCCCCGCGCCGGCCAGGCGCGCAGCGGCAGGATCACCCGGAAGGTGCTGCCCTTGCCCGGCGTGCTCTCGATCCTGAGCCGCCCGCGGTGGCGGTTGACGATGTGCTTGACGATCGCCAGCCCCAGCCCGGTGCCCCCCATCTCGCGAGAGCGGTGGCTGTCGACACGGTAGAAGCGTTCGGTCAGGCGCGGGATGTGCAGCGGATCGAAGCCGGGGCCGGTGTCGGCCACCTCGATCTCGACCCCCTCGGCGCGCAGCCGCGGCTGGTAGGCGGGCGCGCTGAGGCGCAAAGTCACCGTCGCGCCGCGGCCCGAGTATTTCACCGCGTTCATCACGAGGTTCACCACCACCTGCCGCAGCTGGTCCGAATCCCCCGCCACCTCGAGCGCCGTCTCGGGCAGTTCGGGGATGAGCGTCACGCCCGCCTCGTCCGCCACCGGCGCGAGCCCGTTCAGCACCGAACGCAGCAGCTCTGGCAGGTTCACCAGCTCGGTCGGGCGCACGCGCTCCTCGGCCTCGAGCCGGCTCAGCGACAGCAGGTCACCGACAAGGCGCTCCATGCGCTCGGCCTCGCCGCCCATGATCTCGAGGAACCGGTCGCGCGCCGCCGCGTCCTCGCGCGCCGGGCCGCGCAGCGTCTCGATGAAGCCCATGAGCGCGGTGAGCGGCGTGCGCAGTTCGTGGCTGACGTTGGCGACGAAGTCGCGGCGCATCTGCCCCGCCTGCTCCATCTGCGTCACGTCCGCGAAGGTCAGCAGCACCCCCGGCCCGCGGTCGAGCGCCACCGCGCGGCAGGCCACGTCGAAGGTGGTGTCCTGCCGCCCGTCCGAGGTCAGGTAGCGCGTCTTGCGCGCCGCGCCGTCGCGCAGCGTGCCCTCGATCGCGTCGAGCAGCGCCGGCTGGCGCAGCACGGTGATGAAATGCCGCTCCTCGAGCCCGTCGCCGAGCAGCGCCGCCGCCTCGGCATTGGCGGCGTCGATCCGTTCGTCCCAGCGGATCAGCAGCGCCGGCAGCGGCATCGCGGCGATGAGATCGCGCGCTTCGGCCCTCATCGCAGCGCTTCCGCGGCCCGCAGACCGTCCGCGAAGACCTCGAGCAGCGCCTCAGGATCCTCGAGCCCGACCGAGACGCGGAAGAAGCCTTCGGAGATCCCCAGCGCCGCCCGCCCCTCGGGGGTCAGCGCGCGGTGCGAGGACGAGGCCGGGTGCGAGAGCGTGGTACCGACATCGCCCAGCGTCGGGGCAAAGGCGATGCCCTTGGCGGCCTCGGCAAAGGCATTGGCCGCGGCCCGCCCGCCCTCGAGCTCGAAGCTCAGCATGTTGCCGGGGTTGCCGCGCAGCACCGATTGCGCGCGCGCGGCGTCGGGGTGGTCGGCACGGCCCGGGTAGAGCACGCGCGCGACGCCGGGCTTGCCGGTCAGGAGCTCCGACAGGCGCTGCGCGGTCTCCTGGCTCTGGCGGAAGCGCAGCGGGAAGGTCATCAGCCCGCGCTCGGCCAGCCAGCAGTCGAAGGGGCTCGCAGTCAGCCCCGCGGTCACGGCAAAGACGCGGATGCGCTGGGTGACCTCGGGATCCTTGGCGGCGACCCAGCCCAGCGTCACGTCGGCATGGCCGGCGAGCAGCTTGGTGACCGAGTGGATCACGATGTCGGCGCCGCGCTCGACCGGCCGGATCGCGGCGGGCGTGGTGAAGGTGTTGTCCACCGCCAGCAGCACGCCCTTCTCGCGGCAGAGCGCGGCGATGCCGTCGAGATCGGCGATGCGCAGCGTCGGGTTGGACACCAGCTCGATCAGCACCAGCTTCGTCTCGGGGCGGAAGCCGGCGGCGAAGGCCTCGACATTGGTGGGATCGGCGAAGGAGCTCGCGATGCCCATGCGCGGCAGGTCGTCGGACATCATCCGCAGCGAGCGGCCGTAAAGCTGGTCCGCGCCCAGCACGTGGTCCCCGGCCCGCAGCAGCCCCAGCAGCACGGCGGCGACCGAGGCCATGCCCGAGCCCATGACCATGCCGCCGCTCATCCCCTCGAGCGCGTCGATGCGCTGCGCCAGCACGTCGGCGTTGGGATGCCCCTCGCGCGCATAGGTGTAGCCGGAGGTGACGCCGTTGTACTGGTCGTCGAGCGCATCCGGGCTGTCCGAGGCGTAGACCACCGCCGGCATGATCGGCGTGACGAGCGCCGACGAGACCGAGCTGGGAACGGGAACCGGGCGGATGAGGGTCTTTCGGGTGTCCATGCGGCCTCCATATTTCGGCCACAGGCTTTGCACAGCGCCCCCTACAGGACAAGAGCGAGATTGTCGGCGGGATTCCGCGCAACCCGGCGGCTCGACAAACATGCGGGATTTGCATGTTTTTCAGACACAAAGCCTCCAGCCACCCACCGTATTCAGCAACAATGACAGGCAATCGGCAGGATTGTTCACTGTCGTCAGATTTACACTCGCGTAAGGAGAACTTTGCAATAATTAAGGTTGCGTTTGGCCCAAATCTTAACACATCCTAAAGAGGTAGGTGGGGGCACCTACAACCCACAGGAGCGTCGATAGAGATGCAGAATGATCCTCTCGATGTACGCTGTAGTGAGTGCGGCAAGGCTGCCCAGTTCTTCGAGCCTTTCCGGTTTACCTGTGTCGTACGGCTCCCTGAAGTGCCGGAGAACTCCCACGTCTGGGGCCGTGTTGTCGTAGAAGAACTCTTTCCCGAGCAATTCCGCTGGGAACAACCCGAGTGCGAAAAGCCGAAATTCCTGCAACCGGGCGAGACCGGCGATGGGTATCGGCTGAACGAGCGCGGGATGGTCTGGTGCAAGGCCTGCAAGACCTTCGAGGCCGCCACGATCTCCTGGCCGGAAGACGCCTTCTGGAAGCTGAACGTCAAGGGTCACGAGTTGGTCGCGCGCAACCGCGAACATGCCGAGCAGATCCTCGGCTTCCTGCAGGAAACGCAGCGCGCACCGAACCGCAAGCCGGCCCTGCGCGGCATTCCGACGGCCCTGCTCACGCGGCGGCTTCAGCAGGAAGTCAGCAGC
The Salipiger sp. H15 DNA segment above includes these coding regions:
- a CDS encoding aminotransferase class I/II-fold pyridoxal phosphate-dependent enzyme, translated to MDTRKTLIRPVPVPSSVSSALVTPIMPAVVYASDSPDALDDQYNGVTSGYTYAREGHPNADVLAQRIDALEGMSGGMVMGSGMASVAAVLLGLLRAGDHVLGADQLYGRSLRMMSDDLPRMGIASSFADPTNVEAFAAGFRPETKLVLIELVSNPTLRIADLDGIAALCREKGVLLAVDNTFTTPAAIRPVERGADIVIHSVTKLLAGHADVTLGWVAAKDPEVTQRIRVFAVTAGLTASPFDCWLAERGLMTFPLRFRQSQETAQRLSELLTGKPGVARVLYPGRADHPDAARAQSVLRGNPGNMLSFELEGGRAAANAFAEAAKGIAFAPTLGDVGTTLSHPASSSHRALTPEGRAALGISEGFFRVSVGLEDPEALLEVFADGLRAAEALR
- a CDS encoding ATP-binding protein; the protein is MRAEARDLIAAMPLPALLIRWDERIDAANAEAAALLGDGLEERHFITVLRQPALLDAIEGTLRDGAARKTRYLTSDGRQDTTFDVACRAVALDRGPGVLLTFADVTQMEQAGQMRRDFVANVSHELRTPLTALMGFIETLRGPAREDAAARDRFLEIMGGEAERMERLVGDLLSLSRLEAEERVRPTELVNLPELLRSVLNGLAPVADEAGVTLIPELPETALEVAGDSDQLRQVVVNLVMNAVKYSGRGATVTLRLSAPAYQPRLRAEGVEIEVADTGPGFDPLHIPRLTERFYRVDSHRSREMGGTGLGLAIVKHIVNRHRGRLRIESTPGKGSTFRVILPLRAWPARGEEA